TCACGCCCAAAGCCTGGGCAGCCGAACAAAGATCTCTACACCAAGCGCAGGCAAAGAACTGCGTGGCCTCACTGTAGCAGACAAACACTGTCAACCTCCAAGGGACGGGTCCTCGTTTGACGGATACGGGAGTCGTGCGGTCTGGCCATTCATGCCAGCCCTTTGCCGGAATGATGCACCTCCGCTTGCGGATGGCTTGACGATATGAGCCCAGCTCAAAAATGCTGTCAGAGCGTGCGTTAAAGGTGCGGGTGAATTTCTTGGACACTTCAGCTTTGGAGCCTCGTGCCCAGTTGGGAATAAGCCCGAAGCGCATCCGCTCAACTGCGAGTCCATCTTCATCCTGAATGACCACATCGGCGTAATCAGTCGGGCAGATGTTGTTGAGGATGTAAATCCGTGAACGTTTGTCTTCACGCGCCTTTGCCAAATGGCGCTTGATCTCAAGCGCCAGCCTAGCAACCCGGAAACTCAGGACCCTGGCATACTGATTAAGGCGTCCGCACGTGATTCAGAAGGTGCCCGGCACAGGATGAAGGTCAAGCAGCTCATCCAGATTTTGCCACACGACTGTATCAAAGTCGTGAAGACTTTTGTCAAAAATGGTTAATTAATAATAGACATACAAATAATGTCTATTGCAAATTATTATTTAATAATTTAAAATATATATAAAATATATAATATATGTAAAGGCAGGATTAAGATGTTGGTATCAGATGGTAATATAATTCCAAATATAGAACTGCAAATCGCCTCAGTGGAACAAAATGGTCACGCAATTCAGTATATAAAGGCTCCTAGTGAAAAGGTTCAACTTGCTGCTGTGGGAAAATGGGCATACGCAATTCAGCATATCGAAGAACCGAGCGAAGAAGTACAGCTCGCTGCAGTGCGAAGAAGTGGTCATGCAATTCAGTATATCAAAAGACCAAGTGAAAAAGTTCAACTCGCTGCAGTGGAACAAAATGGTCATGCAATTCAGTATATTAAAAAACCGAGTGAAAACATTCAATTTGCCGCAGTGCAAAAAGATGGTCGCGCAATTCAGTATATCAAAGAACCGAGTAAAGAGTTGCAGATCGCCGCAGTGGAACAAAATGTTCACGCAATTCGGCATATCGAAAAACCGTGTGAAGAGATACAGCAGTTCGTGGGTAGAGCAAAGCAAACGGCTAAAAGAACTAAGCCGAATGACAAGGTTCCAGGTGAGAAATCTGTCATTCAATCTACGCAAGCGCTGGCAACAGCCTCATCAAAAGACAAGGGGAGAAGGTTGCCAGCGTTTGGATGTTTCTGAGTCTCTGGCTTGGAATCCTTCGATAACGACATAGCGACATAGCGACATGCGTGTGCTACGAGCCCTTGCCAGATGTCACTTTATCTCAAGCGCCAGCCCAGCAACTCGGAAACTCGGGATTCTGGCAAACTGGTTTAGGCGTCCGCATATGCTTCAAAAGGTGCCCGGCCCCGAATGAAGGGCAAGGACGAGATAGATTAGGACTAAAAAACTGAAAAACTCCTCAGTGAGTGCTGCTCCATAGGAGCCTGGTTTTGAAGGGAACGGAACCAAAGAAGCGGCAAGAGAGGCAACAGAAATGGTGGGCGAAGGTGGGCAGTTGGTTGCCGCCTAGTAAGCGCCGTGGTTCTGTTCAAGGAGGGCGGCGGGGAAGCTTCTGGCCACTTGGCAGTGCTGGGATTGATCCAAGCTGGTATGTGGTGGGAAGCTTGGGGCTGGCTGGCGCGGAGCCCAAAGGGCGGGTGGGCGGGCCGATATGGTTTGGCTATCTGCCTGATTGTTCTTACGCCCTGCCATGCGTTATTATCCTGCCTGCGGGAGCTATGAGGCTGGCGGTCAGCTTCTTGCCTGTCGGCAGCTGCTCTTGCCAAACCTGGACAGAAAATCCTTGGCATCTCCGGCTTCCACACGATCCAGGCTGAACTGATAGAGGATGAGGTGGGACATGGTTTGATTTCCTGAGATTTGAAGCATCATTACGCACAGATCAATGACGTTCACAGATTACAAACAGGCCGTTGAGGAGCTGCTGTATGGAAAGCAACTTCCGACGGCTCGATATGTCTTCGCGGATTCCGACACGCATCTACCGGAGCCTCTGGCCACGCTCGTTTCTGCCATTCGTCAGAAATTTGCCCCAGATGGTCCCCACAACCTGATCAAGTTTCACACACAGTCCTTCAAGATCTCGCTGCTTCATTACCCTCGGTTCTTCGAGGAAAGCCTGTCACGGTTCATCGTCACCGCACGGCATTGGTCCGCTATGAGCTTTCGCGACCGGTGCGGATGCTGATGGAGCTTGGTCTCCTTGATCGTGAATTGACTTTTTTCGACTACGGATGCGGCCACGGCGCCGATGTGCAACTTGTCAGAGAAATGGGTATCAGCGCCGACGGTTGGGATCCTGTTCATGCACAGATAGAGTCAAAGAAAAAGGCAGATGTGGTCAATCTTGGGTACGTCCTGAATGTAATCGAAGATCCAGCAGAGAGGACTGAGACCTTGATCGACGCCTGGCATCATGCAAATCGCATATTGATTGTATCGACCATGGTTGCTGGACAGGAATCTTACACCACCACAACGCGTGAGTTTGGAGATGGGATTCTCACCAAGAGGAACACGTTTCAAAAGCATTTTGAGCAATCTGAACTTCAGTTCCTCATTGAGGAGTGTCTAGGATACGAGGCAGATGCCATCAATGTTGGAATCTTCGTCGTCTTTCGAGACCCAGCCGATCGCCAGACGTTTCTACTGCGGCGTGTCCGCCGACGTCGAGTGCTGAACTTCGCGACCATCCCTCGCTTGAGGCTCGCTGATGCGCCAAGCGAAAGACACACGCGGTTGGAGCTGCTTGCGGAGCGCAATCGAGAACAATTAGACCTGCTCTGGCAGCGCACATTGGAGCTCGGGCGCTATCCCTCATCCGAAGAATTTGCGCCCTTGGAAACTCTGCTTAAGGCGGTCGGATCCAAACGGACCTTGGACCGCCTTTGCGCTGCATTTTTCGACACTGAGGCACTAAGCTTAGCCCGAAATCGCCGAATAGAAGATGTGCTCGTTTACCTGGCCATGACTCATTTTCGCGGCAAGCCAAAGTTAAAGGAGCTCGAAGCAGCCCTGAAGGAGGATGTTCGGGTCCTCTTCGGATCCTTTGCAGCCGCCAATCAGCAGGCACGCGAACTTCTGTTTGCCGCCGGAAAAGCTGAAAACATTCAGCAACTAGCAGAAGAACGTGAGTTCGGTTGCAACGAACCGGACCACTTCACTCTGCACGAGAGCCTTCTGGATGATCTTCCACCAGTGCTACGAATTTACGTTCAATGCGCCTCGTTGTTGTATGGCGACCCGCATCAGTCCGACTTGATCAAGATCCACAAGAAGAGTGGTAAAGTATCGCTTCTGTTCTTTGAAGGATTCCTGGAAAAGCAGGTCCCGGAATTACGCAGCAGGGTCAAGATTTCTCTGCGGACGCGACGTGTTCAGGTGTTCTCTTATGGAACACACGACAATCGCCAGTTTCTAATTTTCAAAGACCGGTACCTGGCCAATACCCACCCTGCATATAAGGAAGCCAAAAGATTTTCACGAAAGCTGCAAATACTTGGTCTTGAACCTGAAGACTGGCCGCACGGCATGACCCCAGTTCAAATGAAGGAACTGGCGGGACGGATCAATTCAAAGGCTTAACCTACTCAGGTGGAAGCTCTTGCCGAATCGCTTTGAGTTGAACGATTATTTCGGTGAGTTCCTGCATCGTGGAATAGCGGGAAAGACTCACGCGTAATCCTGCAACGGCGATCTCGTGAGCGACTTCCATAGCGCGCAGAGTCTTGGAAGACTGAATTGCACCAGCAGAGCACGCGGCACCCGTCCCCACGATGATTCCTGCGGCGGCCAATGCTCCAACCATCTCTTCACCAAGCATTCCCGGCAGTGAAAAGCAGCTCGTGCTAGGCAGTCTTGGAACGCCTCTGGAGTGAATTACCGCCTCGGGAAATTCGTCCTGCAGCCGAGCCTCAAAGGTGTCTCTCAGAGAGCACATCGCCGGGGAGTTTAAGTTGCGAGCTTCAGATGCAGCCGAGGCGAGACCCGCAAGAGCTGGCGTGTTGGTCGTCCCAGAGCGAAGGCCTTGCTCCTGTCCACCACCCAAAATCATCGGCTCTACCTCAAATCCCGGTCGAATGTATAGTCCGCCGATTCCCTTAGGGCCGTGAAACTTGTGGGCAGAAAATGAAAGCAAGTCTACATCCTGCCAGTCGCCTTGAAGATCGACGAGGATCTTGCCAACTGCCTGGGTGGCGTCGGTGTGGAAGAGAGCCGCTGGACAAAGCTCGCGAATCAATCGCCCAATTTCTGCGATGGGTTCTAATACACCCGTTTCATTATTGGCGGCCATGATGGAAACCAGAGCGGTATCCTCTCTCAGAGCATCGCGCAGTGCATCTATTCGGACGACGCCCTGAGCGTCTACGGGAACTTCAACGACCTCAAAGCCGGCGCGGGCAAGTTCAGCAGCCGGCTCCGAAACTGAAGCGTGCTCGATAGTACTAACGAGAACGCGCCCAGCCTTGCGTCCTCTGGCAAACGACGAGAAAACCCAGTTGTTCGACTCCGTAGCTCCAGACGTAAAAATGAAGCAATCTGGTTCCTCAGCGTTCAACAGCTTGGACATCGCAGCCGCTGCTTCACGCCGGGGTTTGTCGGCTCCGGTAAAGGTGGCTGTCGAAGCTGAGGCGTTGAAATAACACTCGGTCAGGTATGGGAGCATGGCCTCGACAACGCGCGCAGTCGGCTGAGTCGTTGCGTTGTTGTCGAGGTAAGTCATATCAGTTTCCCGAAGATAGATTGTTCAGCAAAGTCTCGCACCGTTGACGAATTACCGAAACCATCGAAATGACATCTTCTTCCGATATGTAGGGAACTTGGCAGTAAACAGGGCCGTTGGTCTCGCCGGTGATGGCCAACATGTGGCCGTGGGGCAAAAGCTTTTCCGCTCCCAGCCCCTTAACACCTAGCGACAAATCAGACGTTCCAGATGAATCGACCTTGAGGATGAGGCGATTACCGAGATTGCTGCGTAATACCATCGGGAAAATCGAGGCTTCAGGCCGCTGAGATGCAAAGATGAGATAGATACCTGCCGCTCTAGCTTTTTGAGCGAGGCGGTTCACAAAGCCAGAAATCTCCTCTTTATATTCTTTCACCTGCATCCAGTCGCCGAACTCGTCGTGGATGGCCCAGATTCGAGGCAACGGCAGACCGGTTTTCTTGAGGTATTCGTCGATGTTGCGCACCTGTGCGGAGAGGAACAACGGCTGGCGGCGTTCCATTTCCGCGACCAACTTTCCAAGGGCTGATACCGCAAGTCCCATCTGCAGAATGATGGGCTCTCTAAAATGTGGGAGGGGAGCAAGAAACTGGTAATCGAGAGAACCTTTCGGATCGATAATGACGAGCTGCGCCTGCGCAGGTGTATTAGTGGCCGCGATGCCCAGGATGATGTTCTGCATGAGCACCGATTTTCCGCTTCCGGTTTGTCCGGCCACCAACGTGTGCGGGTTGACCTTTGGCGACAGAAAGAGCGGAGAACCATCACTTTCTTGCTGTGCGACAAGCAGGCTCGTGTTCCCGTTCGCGATATCGGGATTCCAGTCACGCCAAAGT
The Prosthecobacter algae genome window above contains:
- a CDS encoding SOS response-associated peptidase family protein, which codes for MAKAREDKRSRIYILNNICPTDYADVVIQDEDGLAVERMRFGLIPNWARGSKAEVSKKFTRTFNARSDSIFELGSYRQAIRKRRCIIPAKGWHEWPDRTTPVSVKRGPVPWRLTVFVCYSEATQFFACAWCRDLCSAAQALGV
- a CDS encoding DUF4116 domain-containing protein; translation: MLVSDGNIIPNIELQIASVEQNGHAIQYIKAPSEKVQLAAVGKWAYAIQHIEEPSEEVQLAAVRRSGHAIQYIKRPSEKVQLAAVEQNGHAIQYIKKPSENIQFAAVQKDGRAIQYIKEPSKELQIAAVEQNVHAIRHIEKPCEEIQQFVGRAKQTAKRTKPNDKVPGEKSVIQSTQALATASSKDKGRRLPAFGCF
- a CDS encoding DNA phosphorothioation-associated putative methyltransferase, coding for MLMELGLLDRELTFFDYGCGHGADVQLVREMGISADGWDPVHAQIESKKKADVVNLGYVLNVIEDPAERTETLIDAWHHANRILIVSTMVAGQESYTTTTREFGDGILTKRNTFQKHFEQSELQFLIEECLGYEADAINVGIFVVFRDPADRQTFLLRRVRRRRVLNFATIPRLRLADAPSERHTRLELLAERNREQLDLLWQRTLELGRYPSSEEFAPLETLLKAVGSKRTLDRLCAAFFDTEALSLARNRRIEDVLVYLAMTHFRGKPKLKELEAALKEDVRVLFGSFAAANQQARELLFAAGKAENIQQLAEEREFGCNEPDHFTLHESLLDDLPPVLRIYVQCASLLYGDPHQSDLIKIHKKSGKVSLLFFEGFLEKQVPELRSRVKISLRTRRVQVFSYGTHDNRQFLIFKDRYLANTHPAYKEAKRFSRKLQILGLEPEDWPHGMTPVQMKELAGRINSKA
- a CDS encoding cysteine desulfurase family protein, which translates into the protein MTYLDNNATTQPTARVVEAMLPYLTECYFNASASTATFTGADKPRREAAAAMSKLLNAEEPDCFIFTSGATESNNWVFSSFARGRKAGRVLVSTIEHASVSEPAAELARAGFEVVEVPVDAQGVVRIDALRDALREDTALVSIMAANNETGVLEPIAEIGRLIRELCPAALFHTDATQAVGKILVDLQGDWQDVDLLSFSAHKFHGPKGIGGLYIRPGFEVEPMILGGGQEQGLRSGTTNTPALAGLASAASEARNLNSPAMCSLRDTFEARLQDEFPEAVIHSRGVPRLPSTSCFSLPGMLGEEMVGALAAAGIIVGTGAACSAGAIQSSKTLRAMEVAHEIAVAGLRVSLSRYSTMQELTEIIVQLKAIRQELPPE